Part of the Paenarthrobacter sp. JL.01a genome is shown below.
GCCCGCCAGCGGACGATCCCCACAGGCACCCAGGATCCGAACAACCCGAAGCACAACGAAACTGCAGGCGATCCTGTAAGGACGTAGAAGACGATAGCTACAACCAGGCCAAAGCCCCCGCAGGTGAGGAGGAGCGTGGGCCCTGTAACCCTTTCTATCCCGGCCGACAGAAGCAGCTGGTCCAACCCGCGCCGCCTGTTTTTTCCAAGCCTTGGAACCGGCTGCTCCCACATCGACCACCAGATGAGAAACAGCCCGAAGCCGCACAGAACTCCCAGGAGCGGTGCCATCAATTCACCTCGAGCAGAGCGGAGACATCGAAGCCCGCGCGGGCGAATTTCTCCGCGGCCGGCATCGCATTGGGTCTGGGCTGGAGCTGGCCTGCCGTCATCCCGAACACGGTGGATGACTCGATGATCCCGTTTTCCACCCGTCGGCCCAAAGCAAGGACTTCGGTGACTTGTCTCCGCCCTGATTGATGCCGGCCACAATGGACCACCAGATCGATGCACGAGGCCACAGTGGGCACCACGAAAGCGCTGGCGATGTTGGCTCCGGCCAGCAGGGGCAACGTGCAGATCTTGGTGACGGCGTCATGGGCTGAATTCGCGTGTACGGTGCACATCCCGGGAAGTCCGGAGTTCAGCGCGATCAGCATGTCCAGGCTTTCAGCTTCCCGGACTTCGCCAACAATCAATCTGTCCGGCCGCATTCGCAGGGCTTCCTTGACCAGTCGGCGGAGTGGTATCTCGCCTTCACCTTCCAGGTTCGGTTGACGGCATTGAAGGCCAATGACGTCACGCAATGGCAACTTCAGTTCGAAGATCTCCTCAACGGTGATGACGCGTTCCCGGGAGCCAATGTGGGCCCCAAGGCAATTGAGCAGGGTGGTCTTTCCAGCCTGTGTGGCCCCTGAGACAAGAATATTGAGTCCACTGGCCACTGCTGCGCCGAGAAACCTTGCCGCCTGGGGTGACAAGCTGCCGAGCTCAACGAGGTGTTCCAGCCTGCTGGCCCTGGCGGTGAACTTTCTGATGTTTACGGCCCAGTGCCTTCTGGTGATGTCGGGGATGGCGACATGGAGCCTGGAGCCGTCCGGGAGCGCTGCATCGACGAAGGGCGATGACAAGTCCAGCCGGCGTCCGGAAGTCTTCAGCATCCGCTCGACCAGATCACGGACCTGCTGCTCGCTCAGACTCACGGTGGTCAGTTCGGACTCCCCGTTACGGGCCACATAGACCTCATGGGGAGCGTTGATCCAGAGTTCTTCGATGGCATCATCGTCAAGGAACGGCTGAAGCGGCCCGAAACCCGCGACGGCGTCGAAAATGAGGCGCCGGGCAGTCTCGAGATGACCTAACGGAGGAAGCGGTGCAAGGAGGGCCCGTTCGTCGTAGTCGTTGACCGCCTCCTCCACCAGGGAGCGGACGTCGCCCGTCTGTTGGAGCGGATCCAAGCCTCGACGCCGGATCAGCTCCCGGACTTCTCCCTCGACGATCCTTACTGCATCCACAGCTCTCCCCAATGGTCACGATTGCGTAAACGAGAGGCGCATCTCGAGTGACTTACGCTAAGTGAGCCATGGGTCGGCCTCAAGTCCGTCGCGGGGCCATGTGGATAACTAGGAAACTCCAGTCACAACAGCACCCTCAATCCCACTAGTCACTCGTGTTTCAGAATGTTAGGGTAAAGCCCGTTAGGAGCTGGCCTATGGTCTCACGCGCAGGCGCCCGAAGCTTGTCCCTAAGCCACACCATGCACCGCTGAGCCGCGGTACAGGGCCGGATATGATGATGAAACATAAATTGATGGTCCCGGCGGGACGCATTCCCTCGCTGCGCATAGGGCTGGCGCTGACCGTCGCCCTCACGGCCGGCAGCGTCCTTGGCGCGCCCGCCTGGGCACAAACCCCCGCCCCACAACCGGCACCGGCCTCCGGGGCTCCGGCACCGGGATCACCTCAGGGCCCGAAGCCAGCAGGAAACGGCCCCGCTTCAACTCCTGCCGACAACAGCCCTCCCCCCGGAAGATTGCCTGACCAGCAAGCGCCTATCACCGGCGTCGAACTTTCTCCTGGCGGAGCGACCACACCCGCGCCCGGCACCGACAGCAAAGCCGAAGCGCAGGCAGCAAAGCCGAAGGCGATGCCGGGCAATGCGCCGGACGCCGAGACCATGAAGGCCGCGATGCGGGCGTCCATCCCGGCCGGCGGCGCAGAAATGGGCCAGCGCTCCCCCAGGGTCGTCACAGCCAAAAAGGACAAGGAAGCGGCCGCACCCGCCCGCGCCAAGTCCGTCGGCGGGGCGGTCCAGGCTTTGGTACCAATGGCAGCCGATCCGGACCACTGGCGTCCGACCATCGGAATCCAAGGCCAGGATGTCAGCGCCCACCAGGGCAATGTCGACTGGCAAAGCCAATGGAGCCAAGGCTCCCGGTGGGCCTACGTCAAGGCTTCCGAAGGCAACTACTACCTCAACGAAAACTACGCCCAGCAGTACAACGGCTCCCGGAATGTCGGCATGGTCCGCGGTGCGTACCACTTCGCCATCCCCAACTGGTCATCCGGTGCTGACCAGGCCCGGTACTTCGTGGCCAACGGGGGCGGCTGGTCGGCAGATGGCTACACCCTCCCGCCGGTCCTGGACATCGAGTACAACCCCTACGCCGGACGCACCATCAACGGCTTCTACTTCGGCAACACCTGCTATGACATGTCGAAGGCACAACTGGGCCAGTGGGCAGCCGACTTCGGCAACACCGTCAAGGCCTTGACCGGCAGATTCCCGGTCATCTACAGCACCACCGACTGGTGGAACACCTGCGTTGGCAACAGCACCTTCGGGAACTATCCCCTGTGGATCGCCTCGTACTGGAACAACCCCACCAACGCGCCCGGGTCTTTGCCGGCAAGCTGGAACGACTACTCCATGTGGCAGTACAGCAGCACCGGCCCCTTTGAAGGCGACTCCAACATCTTCAACGGCACCTACGACGAGCTCCGTACCTTCGCCCGCGGTGTACCTGCCCCGTCAAATCCCTCGATCCGTTCAGGTGCGGACGTGCTGGCGGCAATGCCCTCCGGGCGGCTCGATAACTTTCCAGCAGACGGCCAAGGTCGGATATCGGGCCCGGTAACCATCGGTTCCGGCTGGGGCAATGCCCTGTCGGTCCATGTTGTCGACTGGAACCAGGATGGTGTCCAGGACATCCTTGCCCAATGGGCCGACGGCACACTGCAGGTCTATCGAGGTGCCTCCGGCGGTGGCTTCAGCACACCGATCCAGGTGGGCAGCGGGTGGCAGGAAATGTCACTGGCCGCCGGATGGTGGAACTCAAGGGATGCTTTCCCCGGGGTCATTGGCCAGGATGGCGACGGCAACTTGTACCGGTACCAAAATGCTTCGGGAGGTGCGCTGAGCGGCGGCGTCCAGATCGGTACCGGGTTCAGCGGGCACCAGTTCAACCTTTTGGATTTCGACGGCGACGGCAGCCAGGACCTCGTCTCCAGAACCGCAGACGGTACCATGCGGCTGTTCCGCAGCAACGGACTCGGATCGTTCCGTTCCGAACCGGCACAGGTCATTGGCAACGGGTGGTCGGCCATGACCTCCGTCAGCTCTTCAGCGGGCTTCAATGGTGCGGGTTCGCAGGGACTGCAGGCCCGCGCTGCCAACGGCGACCTCTACTATTACCCGGCCGCGGGCGGCTCCTGGGGCAACCGCTTCCTGACTGGTTTGGGGTGGAACGACGCCATGCTCATAGGCGGCGCGCCAGTCAATGTTGAGTCCACCCTGGGCGTTGACGAGCCCGATGTCCTGGCCGTTCGGCAGGACGGCAACCTGTATCGCTACGCCGGTTCAGGCTCCGGCTCCCTGAACTCTCCTGAGCTCATCGGCACGCAATGGACCGGCTTGAAGGCTGGTTTCCTGACCGATTGGAACGGCGACGGTGCCTTGGACATCCTCGCGCAATGGAGCGATGGAAGGCTGAGCATGTACCCGGGCGTGCAGGGCCGCGGCTTCGGCGCCCCCCTCAGCCTCGGCACAGGCTGGCA
Proteins encoded:
- a CDS encoding CpaF family protein, which codes for MDAVRIVEGEVRELIRRRGLDPLQQTGDVRSLVEEAVNDYDERALLAPLPPLGHLETARRLIFDAVAGFGPLQPFLDDDAIEELWINAPHEVYVARNGESELTTVSLSEQQVRDLVERMLKTSGRRLDLSSPFVDAALPDGSRLHVAIPDITRRHWAVNIRKFTARASRLEHLVELGSLSPQAARFLGAAVASGLNILVSGATQAGKTTLLNCLGAHIGSRERVITVEEIFELKLPLRDVIGLQCRQPNLEGEGEIPLRRLVKEALRMRPDRLIVGEVREAESLDMLIALNSGLPGMCTVHANSAHDAVTKICTLPLLAGANIASAFVVPTVASCIDLVVHCGRHQSGRRQVTEVLALGRRVENGIIESSTVFGMTAGQLQPRPNAMPAAEKFARAGFDVSALLEVN
- a CDS encoding GH25 family lysozyme, whose amino-acid sequence is MMMKHKLMVPAGRIPSLRIGLALTVALTAGSVLGAPAWAQTPAPQPAPASGAPAPGSPQGPKPAGNGPASTPADNSPPPGRLPDQQAPITGVELSPGGATTPAPGTDSKAEAQAAKPKAMPGNAPDAETMKAAMRASIPAGGAEMGQRSPRVVTAKKDKEAAAPARAKSVGGAVQALVPMAADPDHWRPTIGIQGQDVSAHQGNVDWQSQWSQGSRWAYVKASEGNYYLNENYAQQYNGSRNVGMVRGAYHFAIPNWSSGADQARYFVANGGGWSADGYTLPPVLDIEYNPYAGRTINGFYFGNTCYDMSKAQLGQWAADFGNTVKALTGRFPVIYSTTDWWNTCVGNSTFGNYPLWIASYWNNPTNAPGSLPASWNDYSMWQYSSTGPFEGDSNIFNGTYDELRTFARGVPAPSNPSIRSGADVLAAMPSGRLDNFPADGQGRISGPVTIGSGWGNALSVHVVDWNQDGVQDILAQWADGTLQVYRGASGGGFSTPIQVGSGWQEMSLAAGWWNSRDAFPGVIGQDGDGNLYRYQNASGGALSGGVQIGTGFSGHQFNLLDFDGDGSQDLVSRTADGTMRLFRSNGLGSFRSEPAQVIGNGWSAMTSVSSSAGFNGAGSQGLQARAANGDLYYYPAAGGSWGNRFLTGLGWNDAMLIGGAPVNVESTLGVDEPDVLAVRQDGNLYRYAGSGSGSLNSPELIGTQWTGLKAGFLTDWNGDGALDILAQWSDGRLSMYPGVQGRGFGAPLSLGTGWQDWTLTVGRWKKSDARPGIVAYDPAGRLFQISNPSGGALGTRTQIGTGWSGLDIVQMDFDKDSNADLLAKNASGNLMLYRSNGSGVFITEAPSTVGTGWNVINSYGAIRGFAGANSTGIIGRTTGGELRYYPVGQNRTWGSPSVIGSGWGGLKILSPAAR